A genomic region of Stenotrophomonas sp. NA06056 contains the following coding sequences:
- a CDS encoding ATP-binding protein has product MLALASLLLATLVSVAVVGWLPRPAAPQMRLGQAVQVLRGEITADSAGLRLQLQSGPPAGDNSPWLLALAAQQLGVPASRVRLAWSGPARVPDVQVIEGQTLLNAAQRSRVLQAQGQLLGAMQLPPFELAMQQDDGRWQVVSSDHSDLAAWRRQVLLALLAGTVLLAPLAAWAAIRLGRPLRRLADASAEGDLRSMTPLPEEGPREVQMLAVAINASRTRLRDQAQEMTRMLAAVAHDLRTPLTGLRLRAEFAPPEPARRMVADIERMNAMIQQVLDYARGELEPPALQPLDLAEVLDDCVQSARLRGVAIHAELPTTLPWEVDALLLRRALDNLIDNAARYAGPVELQARVSGEELMLEVADRGPGIPQADRARLLQPFQRAETSRSRTTGGAGLGLAVAAIAARHHGGELLLLDREGGGLLARMSLRRHRGHER; this is encoded by the coding sequence ATGCTGGCGCTGGCGAGCCTGTTGCTGGCTACCCTGGTCAGTGTGGCGGTGGTGGGATGGCTGCCGCGACCGGCCGCACCGCAGATGCGGCTGGGGCAGGCCGTGCAGGTGCTGCGCGGCGAGATCACGGCCGACAGCGCCGGTCTGCGCCTGCAACTGCAGAGCGGACCGCCGGCCGGCGACAATAGCCCGTGGCTGCTGGCGCTGGCCGCGCAGCAGCTGGGGGTGCCCGCGTCACGCGTGAGATTGGCCTGGAGTGGCCCGGCGAGGGTGCCCGACGTGCAGGTCATCGAGGGTCAGACACTGCTCAATGCCGCGCAGCGCAGTCGGGTCCTGCAGGCGCAGGGCCAGCTGCTGGGAGCAATGCAGCTGCCGCCGTTCGAACTGGCAATGCAGCAGGACGATGGGCGCTGGCAGGTCGTCAGCAGTGACCACAGCGATCTGGCGGCATGGCGGCGACAGGTACTGCTGGCGCTGCTGGCCGGCACGGTCTTGCTGGCACCATTGGCGGCCTGGGCCGCGATCCGCCTGGGGCGCCCGCTGCGCCGACTGGCCGATGCCAGTGCAGAGGGCGACCTGCGTTCGATGACGCCGCTTCCCGAGGAGGGGCCGCGCGAAGTGCAGATGCTGGCGGTGGCGATCAATGCCAGCCGCACGCGGTTGCGTGACCAGGCGCAGGAAATGACCCGCATGCTGGCAGCGGTGGCGCATGACCTGCGAACGCCGCTGACCGGCCTGCGCCTGCGCGCGGAATTCGCCCCCCCCGAGCCGGCCCGGCGCATGGTGGCCGACATCGAGCGGATGAACGCGATGATCCAGCAGGTGCTCGATTATGCGCGTGGTGAACTGGAGCCCCCGGCACTGCAGCCGCTGGACCTGGCGGAGGTTCTGGACGACTGCGTGCAGTCGGCGCGCCTGCGCGGTGTGGCGATCCACGCCGAGCTTCCCACGACGCTGCCTTGGGAGGTCGATGCTCTGTTGCTGCGGCGCGCACTGGACAACCTCATCGACAATGCTGCCCGTTATGCCGGACCGGTGGAGTTGCAGGCACGTGTTTCCGGTGAAGAGCTGATGCTGGAGGTGGCCGACCGCGGGCCGGGCATTCCGCAGGCGGATCGTGCGCGTTTGCTGCAGCCCTTCCAGCGCGCCGAGACCTCGCGCAGTCGCACCACCGGTGGCGCCGGCCTGGGGCTGGCGGTGGCGGCAATCGCAGCACGCCATCATGGCGGTGAACTGCTGCTGCTGGACCGCGAAGGCGGTGGACTGCTGGCGCGCATGTCGCTGCGGCGACACAGAGGCCATGAACGATGA
- a CDS encoding glutathione S-transferase family protein, translating into MTPILTAFKHSPDRGQGLARDMRVRWALEELGVAYDIHLLSFEEMKQPAHLARHPFGQIPTYEDGELVLFESGAIVLHLAEQHPGLLPADASARMRAITWMFAALNTVEPPIVERSMAWVLEREQPWYAQRLVMLDERVRRRLGELSARLGDAPWLDGDFSAGDLLMVSVLLRLQSSGIVGEYPNLAAYVDRATARPAYQRAFAAQLAVFQTQ; encoded by the coding sequence ATGACGCCGATCCTGACTGCATTCAAGCACTCCCCGGACCGTGGCCAGGGCCTGGCCCGCGACATGCGCGTGCGCTGGGCGCTGGAGGAGCTGGGCGTGGCGTACGACATCCATCTGCTCTCCTTCGAGGAGATGAAGCAGCCGGCACACTTGGCGCGGCATCCCTTCGGCCAGATTCCCACCTACGAAGATGGCGAACTTGTGCTGTTTGAGTCAGGCGCAATCGTCCTGCACCTGGCCGAACAGCACCCCGGGTTGCTGCCCGCCGATGCGAGCGCGCGCATGCGGGCGATCACCTGGATGTTCGCCGCACTGAACACCGTGGAGCCGCCAATCGTCGAACGCTCCATGGCGTGGGTGCTGGAACGCGAGCAACCCTGGTATGCGCAGCGGCTGGTGATGCTGGACGAGCGCGTGCGCAGGCGGCTGGGTGAGCTGTCGGCGCGACTGGGCGATGCACCGTGGCTGGACGGGGACTTCAGCGCCGGCGACCTGTTGATGGTGTCGGTACTGCTGCGGCTGCAGAGCAGCGGCATCGTGGGTGAGTATCCGAACCTTGCTGCCTACGTCGACCGCGCGACCGCGCGTCCCGCCTACCAGCGCGCGTTCGCAGCGCAGCTGGCGGTGTTCCAGACGCAGTAG